In Dehalococcoidia bacterium, the genomic stretch GGCAACGGCTCCGGCTCCAGGCCCGAACTGGCGACGAACTGGCGGACCATGGGGTGCGATTCGTCGAGTTCGCTGATCGTCACTTCCCGCACGTCCGTGACGGTCTTGTAGCGGCGCATCAGGCCGTTGCGCAGCATGTACGAGATGGCGTTCGACTTATCGGGGTCGTTGCCGGGGACGCCGTTGCGGCTGTCGCGCGACCACTGATCGATGAGCTTGATCGTCCAGAAGCCCGTCGGCGGCGTGGCACGCTTCATCATCATGGCGATCGCCTCGATGGAGGCGAGCAGCGCGTCGGTCGATACCCCGCCTTCGGCTTCGAGGTGGTCGGACTCGCCGGCGGCCGCCACCAGGTCGGCGCTGATCGTGCCCGGCACGCCCGACACGATCACCCGCTTATCGAAGCGGTTCTTGATCCACGTGATGACGCGGATGTAGTCGGAGTCGCCGGTCATCAGCACGTAGGTGCTCACCTGGGGCCTATCGAGCGCGGTTTCCATGATGTCCATGAGCATGTGCAGGTCGGCGGAGCTTTTCTGGCGCTCCTGGCCGTCGCGCACGAAGCGGCGAATCGGCACGTCGCGGGCGGTGATGCCGGCGACGTCGAGGCCGCGGCGCACC encodes the following:
- a CDS encoding NYN domain-containing protein, whose translation is MQGIGTGEVGLFIDLENIRYSFLNVYQIEPNVSAFIEKARKHGRVSVAMAYADFNEHPQWVRRGLDVAGITARDVPIRRFVRDGQERQKSSADLHMLMDIMETALDRPQVSTYVLMTGDSDYIRVITWIKNRFDKRVIVSGVPGTISADLVAAAGESDHLEAEGGVSTDALLASIEAIAMMMKRATPPTGFWTIKLIDQWSRDSRNGVPGNDPDKSNAISYMLRNGLMRRYKTVTDVREVTISELDESHPMVRQFVASSGLEPEPLPLRCIACNSRNPIDTHICIECEAPIQSPQRAEGETAPFDG